Proteins from one Podospora pseudoanserina strain CBS 124.78 chromosome 1, whole genome shotgun sequence genomic window:
- a CDS encoding hypothetical protein (COG:K; EggNog:ENOG503P1H6), whose product MDPMDEDPDGGHPGPSLPPPTPGGTNPAPAHSSSSAATPSSVSAVGPASQHSGVSKRRRGLGVVTPNACTECRKKRAKCDGQRPCGRCKTQKDVECIYEIPVRQSKENLRNEIEQLRKAQRCNDKVFTALTRSDHWEDVLKRLRNGQSVEDVSEWLHSLHSQQGAGALPPISRIMGSAGVGYGSVPPRGLTGFPAGPSTGYMPLSSAYHAASPVSSHAPYSTQPEDHQSPWGGHFSTQSHTTRSDSAPEIMNWSSSDTIRPPHHSRVGSWIESQGTAPPNPARFRGLDSVLVPDFEGIRVPTATWTNITSDPALVQHLLALYFCWEYPTFASLSKEHFLRDFTDGRPRFCSSILVNALLALGCRFSSKPNTRSNPDDPYTSGDHFFKECQRLFHLETDHHSLTTIQALGIMSIREASCGRDSESWYYAGQSIRLAIEMGLHRVEDDGKDDDLAAVQAATFWGAFALDHAWSLATGTLPQCSCFPRLPPKPAIIDDIEASLWIPYTDDGKGITIPGPPTTDGRLNSTSGTPLERSCEQPSNVRSVYKCFCELSELVHQSLYIMHSPGRPLTSKDLLAIYTQYLDWYDRIPEVLRLGHNFTPAVLFAQYVFLLVFCVNFWILAHTVLFGSMYYHFAILLLFRPLIRLRIIGSGVSPRDVCSQASDAISGLLRSYSQLYTLRRTPSFVPYFVLTSSIMHLAIGAARSEERNRAPKAGGDPTQSLERAAQIDPRVADALSRGIADLTEMAPCHHFAEQALNILRFLAKKWDINVDIQVAKGEANVSAEPEMIDSATRPSTSSLNFFAPNFAKSDFNCTWGEGDGTAPGTGKGQEGKPAGAESISSSMENPLFWPFPMQGRPMLASGKELEEAGFELL is encoded by the exons CGGCTGCTACTCCATCGTCCGTCTCGGCGGTTGGTCCTGCTTCTCAGCACTCCGGCGTgtccaagaggaggagaggtctTGGGGTTGTGACACCGAATGCTTGCACCGAATGTCGCAAGAAGCGTGCAAAG TGCGACGGACAGAGACCATGCGGTCGATGTAAAACTCAGAAGGACGTGGAGTGTATATATGAGATCCCGGTCCGACAGTCCAAGGAGAACCTTCGAAACGAAATAGAACAGCTCCGGAAGGCGCAGCGCTGCAACGACAAGGTCTTCACGGCTCTCACCCGAAGCGACCACTGGGAAGATGTTCTCAAGCGGCTGCGAAATGGCCAAAGTGTGGAAGACGTGTCCGAATGGCTGCATAGTCTTCACTCCCAGCAAGGGGCTGGCGCGCTTCCTCCCATCAGCCGCATCATGGGCTCTGCGGGCGTTGGCTACGGCAGCGTGCCTCCGCGCGGACTGACTGGGTTTCCCGCTGGACCGTCGACCGGTTACATGCCGTTATCTTCCGCGTACCATGCTGCTAGCCCGGTGTCCAGCCATGCCCCGTATAGCACTCAGCCTGAAGACCACCAGAGTCCTTGGGGCGGTCATTTTTCAACCCAAAGCCACACTACCCGCAGTGATTCGGCCCCAGAGATAATGAACTGGAGCTCTTCGGATACAATTCGACCGCCTCACCACTCCCGAGTAGGGTCGTGGATTGAAAGCCAGGGCACTGCTCCTCCTAATCCTGCTCGATTTCGGGGACTGGATAGCGTCTTGGTTCCCGACTTTGAAGGGATACGGGTCCCGACGGCAACATGGACCAACATAACATCAGACCCAGCCCTTGTTCAGCATCTCCTGGCGCTGTACTTTTGCTGGGAATATCCCACCTTTGCGTCACTGAGCAAGGAGCATTTTCTGCGGGATTTCACCGACGGCCGGCCAAGATTCTGTTCCTCCATTCTTGTGAACGCGCTGCTTGCACTTGGGTGCAGATTCTCGAGCAAACCAAACACTCGGTCCAACCCAGATGATCCCTACACATCTGGAGATCACTTCTTCAAAGAGTGTCAGCGCCTTTTTCATCTGGAAACTGACCACCACAGTTTAACGACCATCCAGGCCCTTGGAATAATGTCCATCAGAGAGGCCAGCTGCGGGAGGGACTCGGAAAGTTGGTATTACGCTGGCCAGAGCATTCGTCTGGCTATTGAGATGGGGCTTCATCGAGTGGAAGACGACGGCAAAGATGACGACCTGGCTGCTGTCCAAGCAGCCACATTCTGGGGGGCGTTTGCCCTGGACCA CGCATGGTCTTTGGCGACTGGAACTCTGCCTCAATGCTCCTGCTTTCCACGGCTCCCGCCAAAACCCGCGATTATAGACGACATTGAGGCCTCTCTGTGGATTCCCTATACAGATGATGGTAAGGGGATCACCATACCCGGACCACCAACAACCGATGGAAGGCTAAACTCAACATCAGGCACACCGCTCGAGAGGTCGTGTGAGCAGCCCTCGAATGTACGGTCGGTCTACAAATGTTTCTGCGAGCTCAGTGAGCTTGTTCATCAATCCCTGTACATTATGCATTCCCCTGGGCGGCCACTCACCAGCAAAGACCTGCTTGCTATTTACACGCAGTATTTGGACTGGTACGATCGAATACCGGAGGTTCTCCGCCTGGGCCACAACTTCACCCCGGCGGTCTTGTTTGCCCAGTACGTTTTCTTGTTGGTCTTTTGCGTCAACTTTTGGATTCTTGCTCATACGGTTCTGTTTGGCAGCATGTACTACCATTTTGCCATTCTACTTCTGTTCCGGCCATTGATCAGGCTTCGTATCATTGGCTCGGGGGTCTCTCCCCGGGATGTGTGCTCCCAAGCATCAGACGCCATTTCTGGCCTTCTGCGCTCATACTCGCAGCTGTACACGCTGAGACGAACACCGTCATTTGTTCCCTACTTTGTACTTACCTCGTCAATCATGCATCTTGCCATTGGAGCGGCACGGTCAGAGGAGAGAAACAGGGCCCCTAAGGCCGGTGGCGATCCTACCCAGTCTCTCGAGAGAGCGGCACAAATAGATCCCCGTGTTGCTGATGCGCTCAGCCGCGGTATTGCTGACCTGACAGAGATGGCACCATGTCATCATTTTGCAGAACAAGCTCTCAACATTCTCCGGTTTCTTGCCAAAAAGTGGGACATCAATGTGGACATACAAGTTGCTAAAGGGGAAGCGAATGTGAGCGCGGAACCAGAGATGATCGATTCAGCAACTCGCCCATCAACAAGCAGCCTCAACTTTTTTGCCCCCAACTTCGCCAAGTCTGACTTCAACTGCACGTGGGGCGAAGGCGACGGAACGGCACCCGGAACAGGGAAGGGACAAGAGGGCAAACCGGCGGGCGCCGAGAGTATATCCAGTAGCATGGAGAATCCTCTGTTCTGGCCCTTTCCAATGCAAGGCCGTCCGATGTTGGCCAGCGGGAAGGAATTGGAGGAGGCAGGCTTCGAGCTGCTGTAA
- a CDS encoding hypothetical protein (EggNog:ENOG503NV2R; COG:S): protein MDPFGEPAADTLAAARLHVQALTDCGLPREALLRALLENYGDGSSTGTGATTVAPVGMEMGGYSQQSQQQLHQQQQQQQPHPQLQQQQALPSPQLPSQVNQPIIPGKMMQHNFGYHHGTRLSISTTSSSQSSASGRASILSTATTMSSVSSQAAGGQEIAPLPTPPAPPVKSNNRGTSKPQGAYWCTFCDVAFQRKFDWKRHEDEFHERYKRYPCPNCNRIFWGANTFNQHHKNAHGCTTCPHADRVVRYTQRKTAWACGFCGGFLASRDRYFDHVARHYEDGCNKGHWNHSLVIYGLLHQPSISNAWKELNAALYGHLPRDQQPMLEWDAKVTGNAPGFLEGESPGKLQDLLEFFNESNDDPRFLARLAHDQAKIRFRHEVLQPGGMSPTDMASRPISEPPKLKSSASTQTLLSNKHMSSPQPSGGSDGPPPAYDSSSVQHVLKKQRSMAPSLDASYSKPHMFSTPTPQQQPLPQPPQLPSQKLINNPFLTAAPEPQPPNLLGIQLETTASGGFYDLTLTHVHPHIQGHSMSDIAQQQQQQQQQQQQQQQQQQQQQQQQQQQQQLLQQRQQQLSPQEHQPQFLPQINAINLYDDWSSMVGTMVDDGSGTTWWQTTQHPGTHQGPPQ, encoded by the exons ATGGATCCGTTCGGGGAACCGGCCGCCGACACCTTGGCCGCGGCTCGTCTTCACGTCCAAGCCCTGACCGACTGTGGATTACCCCGCGAGGCTCTTTTGCGGGCTCTTCTGGAAAACTATGGCGATG GGTCATCAACTGGGACTGGAGCCACCACCGTGGCGCCtgtggggatggagatgggcgGCTACTCTCAACAATcgcaacagcagctccaccaacagcaacaacagcaacagccacacCCACAATtacagcagcaacaggcgCTTCCTTCACCACAGTTGCCGTCGCAGGTGAACCAGCCAATCATTCCGGGGAAAATGATGCAGCACAACTTTGGTTACCATCATGGCACACGGCTGTCGATATCGACTACCTCGAGCTCGCAGTCATCAGCTTCTGGGAGGGCCAGCATACTATCGACGGCAACCACCATGAGCTCCGTCTCGTCtcaagcagcaggaggacAGGAGATTGCGCCGCTTCCCACGCCGCCTGCGCCGCCCGTAAAGAGCAACAACCGGGGCACTTCCAAACCGCAAGGCGCATACTGGTGCACCTTTTGTGACGTTGCTTTCCAGCGCAAGTTTGACTGGAAAAGACACGAGGATGAGTTCCACGAGAGATATAAGCGCTATCCGTGTCCCAACTGCAATCGGATCTTCTGGGGAGCCAATACGTTCAATCAGCACCACAAGAACGCCCACGGCTGCACGACATGCCCGCACGCGGATCGGGTGGTGCGCTACACACAGCGCAAAACAGCATG GGCCTGCGGATTTTGCGGAGGTTTTCTTGCCAGCCGCGATCGGTATTTCGACCATGTCGCCCGCCATTATGAGGATGGATGCAACAAGGGACACTGGAACCACTCACTCGTAATTTACGGCCTACTTCACCAACCTTCGATCAGCAATGCATGGAAGGAGCTCAATGCTGCACTCTACGGTCATTTACCACGCGATCAGCAGCCAATGCTGGAATGGGATGCCAAGGTGACTGGCAATGCGCCCGGCTTCCTGGAGGGTGAAAGCCCCGGCAAACTCCAGGATTTACTCGAATTCTTTAACGAAAGTAACGACGACCCGAGATTTCTTGCACGACTCGCCCACGACCAGGCAAAGATTCGATTCCGGCATGAGGTACTGCAGCCTGGCGGCATGTCTCCCACCGACATGGCGTCACGGCCTATTTCGGAGCCCCCGAAGCTGAAGTCCTCTGCTTCAACTCAGACACTTTTGTCAAACAAGCACATGTCCTCGCCGCAGCCCTCGGGGGGGTCTGACGGGCCACCACCTGCATACGACAGTAGTTCTGTACAGCATgtcttgaagaagcagcgAAGCATGGCTCCTTCACTGGATGCATCGTATTCGAAGCCTCATATGTTTAGCACACCAACACCGCAACAACAGCCGctgccacaaccaccacaattACCTTCTCAAAAGCTGATTAACAACCCGTTTCTTACTGCAGCGCCggaacctcaacctcccaacctgCTGGGGATTCAACTGGAAACTACGGCGTCTGGAGGATTTTACGACTTGACGCTTACACATGTGCACCCGCACATTCAGGGGCACAGCATGAGTGATATtgcacaacaacaacaacaacaacaacaacaacaacaacaacaacagcaacaacagcaacaacagcaacaacagcaacaacagcaacagcaattATtacagcagcggcagcagcaactaTCGCCGCAAGAACACCAGCCACAGTTCCTGCCGCAGATTAACGCGATCAATTTATACGATGACTGGAGTAGCATGGTGGGGACGATGGTAGACGACGGGTCGGGGACGACATGGTGGCAGACGACACAGCATCCAGGTACACATCAAGGACCACCGCAGTGA
- a CDS encoding hypothetical protein (COG:E; EggNog:ENOG503NWDN; CAZy:AA3), giving the protein MARLLLCSVQLLVARIVGVGAQAPGGSTYDYVIVGGGTAGLALATRLSLGLPNAKIVVVEAGPSGLHEDGINVPGLKGSTIGGKYDWYFPTVPQKALNNRVVFNPRGKVLGGSSALNLLTWDRPAAREIEKWKELGNPGWGWKEMEAAMEKAETFVGGPPGSGTRGPIYALYNRQQAPFLNAVAPAVSSLHGIPLNSDSIQGNPIGIGYQPTNVNPTSYNRSYSANEYLPKAKSNLVVLTETRVAKVNLKKSGKLQRATGVTLTDGTVITARKEVILSAGSIQSPNLLELSGIGGSDILKAAKIKQLIDLPGVGENYQEHLLVSISYQVRDDFITGDRVNYNSTYREEQWNRRLNNLSSWFDDARFSILFANWRQIIGGSDNAQVALARSVLAGSKDVGHKWKLEQLSDPKIPQIEMIFTSRYFGNKGYPPVGSPLNGKGFMAIIVGLMHPLATGSVHIDPANATLGSPIIDPKFLNNEYDIQGLIHALKFARKIFQTEPLKSVVVSEYEPGLDVVKTDAEWRAYLLRNMGIIFHPMCTAAMLPKKDGGVVDPKLVVYGTENLRVVDASVIPVQISAHPQTVVYGIAEKAAEIIIKEGKGR; this is encoded by the exons ATGGcgaggttgctgctgtgttcTGTTCAGCTGCTTGTGGCGAGGATtgtgggggttggagctCAGGCGCCGGGTGGTAGTACGTATGATTAT GTTATTGTGGGAGGTGGTACGGCGGGCCTTGCTCTTGCTACTAGGTTGAGTCTTGGTTTGCCCAATGCCAAAATAGTTGTTGTCGAGGCTGGGCCTTCTGGCCTGCATGAGGATGGCATCAACGTTCCTGGTTTGAAAGGGAGCACGATCGGAGGAAAGTATGACTGGTACTTTCCGACTGTACCCCAGAAAGCCTTGAACAATCGGGTTGTTTTCAACCCCCGTGGTAAAGTACTTGGTGGCTCGTCCGCCCTGAACTTGCTCACTTGGGACCGtccggcggcgagggagattgagaagTGGAAGGAGTTGGGCAATCCGGGATGGGGctggaaggagatggaggcggctatggagaaggccgagacGTTTGTGGGTGGACCGCCTGGCTCAGGGACCAGGGGTCCGATATATGCGCTGTACAATCGACAGCAGGCGCCTTTCCTGAATGCTGTTGCCCCCGCAGTTTCGAGTCTCCATGGTATCCCACTGAACTCGGACTCGATCCAGGGGAATCCCATCGGCATCGGGTACCAGCCTACCAATGTGAACCCGACGTCCTACAACCGGTCCTACAGCGCGAATGAGTATCTTCCCAAGGCAAAATCAAACCTGGTGGTCTTGACCGAAACTCGCGTCGCCAAGGTCAACTTGAAGAAAAGCGGCAAGCTTCAGCGGGCAACTGGTGTTACCCTTACTGACGGGACCGTCATCACAGCCCGCAAGGAGGTTATCTTGTCTGCGGGATCTATACAGTCGCCAAACCTTCTCGAGTTGTCAGGTATTGGCGGGAGTGACATTCTCAAAGCCGCCAAAATCAAACAGCTCATCGACCTCCCTGGAGTTGGGGAGAACTATCAAGAGCACCTCCTGGTGTCGATCAGCTATCAAGTTCGAGACGACTTCATTACCGGTGACCGAGTCAACTATAACTCAACTTACAGAGAAGAACAATGGAACCGCCGCCTCAACAACCTGTCCTCTTGGTTCGACGACGCTCGCTTTTCAATACTGTTCGCCAACTGGAGGCAGATCATTGGTGGTTCTGACAACGCCCAGGTCGCCCTGGCCCGCTCTGTTCTCGCTGGGTCGAAAGATGTTGGCCACAAGTGGAAGCTAGAGCAGCTTTCCGACCCCAAGATCCCCCAAATCGAGATGATCTTTACCTCTCGGTATTTTGGCAATAAGGGATACCCCCCTGTTGGATCCCCCTTGAATGGAAAAGGCTTTATggccatcatcgtcggccTCATGCACCCCCTCGCAACAGGGAGCGTGCATATCGACCCTGCCAACGCCACCCTTGGGAGCCCAATTATTGATCCAAAGTTTCTCAACAACGAATATGACATCCAGGGATTGATTCACGCGTTGAAGTTTGCGAGGAAGATCTTCCAGACGGAGCCGCTCaagtcggtggtggtgagcgaATATGAACCCGGGCTGGATGTGGTCAAGACGGATGCTGAGTGGAGGGCGTATTTGTTGCGGAATATGGGGATCATTTTCCATCCCATGTGCACTGCGGCGATGCTGCCGAAGAAGGAcggcggggtggtggatcCGAAGCTGGTGGTGTATGGAACGGAGAACCTGAGGGTTGTGGATGCGAGTGTGATTCCGGTCCAGATATCGGCGCATCCGCAGACGGTGGTGTATGGGATTgcggagaaggcggcggagattatcatcaaggaggggaaggggaggtaa
- a CDS encoding hypothetical protein (COG:S; EggNog:ENOG503P9Q6), whose protein sequence is MRRQFGAMGSWPVDLPTPTVVVEQELKTRGIWAFLRCFCRAVKGTPNSERIPYVFNHHTGHHYHHSPKLDIEVENDESEDRLEDVTLAVELKYLYPLLIPGCSDPEPNDPRPLQTALYPGDKPASQQQVLALLAQTIKETGENAITKAEIEEGGQKESEFWASAWIVKKAGSPEPLEKEKLLKGYTWASAEICSPKMLANDRQTRHRVQRVLKALMSKHRLVINGSCDTHCHLGRIDDQPYSLSTLKRLATILWVSEPTLRSTRDPKSPNYDNVYSWGFELVKHSRLARSLDGLEGLLTRQAVARQAHDISDRQIVRAICGQKTVSAKELAAFREIWSKTSHEELGKLLSGDTRMHRRLGFNFSAFGLEDERARTNPRTIEFRFMEGSTSIDMVLGWLTIGATIVEVSACKSDGRFEVTLGRLLQKSRESQRVTVVGQETRGERLGRDFAQLMEDLGVSHDLSRSFVEKITREN, encoded by the coding sequence ATGAGACGGCAGTTCGGTGCCATGGGTAGTTGGCCTGTGGATCTGCCCACGCCCACTGTGGTTGTGGAGCAAGAACTTAAGACGCGCGGTATCTGGGCCTTCTTGAGGTGCTTCTGTCGAGCCGTGAAAGGAACCCCAAACTCGGAGAGAATCCCTTACGTtttcaaccatcacaccGGTCACCATTACCACCACAGCCCCAAGTTGGACATCGAGGTGGAGAACGATGAGTCTGAGGACAGACTGGAAGACGTCACTCTGGCGGTTGAGCTCAAGTATCTCTACCCGCTCCTGATTCCGGGGTGTTCTGATCCCGAGCCAAACGATCCGCGACCTCTCCAGACGGCGTTGTATCCTGGCGACAAGCCCGCAAGTCAACAGCAGGTTTTGGCCCTCTTGGCCCAAACAATCAAAGAGACGGGAGAGaacgccatcaccaaagcCGAGATTGAGGAAGGAGGCCAGAAGGAAAGCGAGTTCTGGGCGTCGGCATGGATCGTGAAGAAAGCCGGGTCCCCGGAGCCtttggagaaggaaaagTTGCTGAAAGGATATACTTGGGCGTCGGCCGAGATTTGCTCACCCAAAATGCTGGCTAACGACCGCCAAACCCGCCACCGTGTTCAAAGGGTTCTAAAGGCGTTGATGTCGAAACACCGGCTGGTTATCAACGGAAGTTGTGATACGCACTGCCATCTCGGACGCATCGATGACCAACCCTACTCTCTGTCGACACTGAAGAGACTCGCAACCATCCTTTGGGTATCTGAACCCACCCTCCGCAGCACCAGGGACCCCAAGTCTCCCAATTATGACAACGTTTACTCGTGGGGATTCGAGCTCGTGAAGCACAGTCGGCTGGCCAGGAGTCTCGACGGGTTGGAAGGCCTTCTCACCCGCCAGGCCGTCGCCCGACAGGCACATGACATCTCCGATAGGCAGATCGTCCGAGCAATATGCGGGCAAAAGACTGTCTCGGCAAAGGAACTGGCTGCCTTTCGGGAGATTTGGAGTAAAACCTCCCACGAAGAGCTCGGAAAGCTGCTTTCTGGCGACACTCGAATGCACCGACGATTGGGCTTCAACTTCAGCGCTTTTGGCCTTGAGGACGAACGGGCAAGAACCAATCCGAGAACAATAGAATTCCGTTTCATGGAAGGATCCACCAGCATCGATATGGTGTTGGGATGGCTCACAATTGGCGCTACCATTGTCGAGGTTTCGGCGTGCAAGTCGGATGGTCGCTTCGAGGTCACGCTGGGTCGATTACTGCAGAAGTCACGAGAGAGCCAGCGGGTGACGGTGGTTGGGCAGGAGACGCGGGGAGAGCGCTTGGGGCGGGATTTTGCTCAGTTGATGGAAGACTTGGGCGTGTCGCACGACCTCTCCCGTAGCTTTGTAGAGAAGATCACACGGGAGAATTAG
- a CDS encoding hypothetical protein (EggNog:ENOG503PGMN), with the protein MFGFKSTLTSLLVTASLFNTGAVAQYLSNPYVKYCDLPDMGGPCVTISEAEIGRCYSIPSNMNDKLSSYEVKNGECEFYRHGGCVERLWTARDRSHMSVTTSGHNNEVSSIKCTKACCGKDYFTYCYNICIPSCRRGSVTDQLCIANCSKDCCPGGVTC; encoded by the exons ATGTTCGGCTTCAAGTCCACCCTGACgtccctcctcgtcaccgcTTCCCTTTTCAACACCGGCGCGGTTGCACAGTACCTTTCGAACCCCTATGTCAAGTACTGCGATCTGCCCGACATGGGAGGACCTTGTGTGACGATCTCGGAGGCCGAGATCGGGAGGTGCTACAGCATTCCTTCCAACATGAACGACAAG ctcAGCAGCTATGAGGTCAAGAACGGCGAATGCGAGTTCTACAGGCACGGCGGCTGCGTCGAGAGGCTGTGGACGGCCAGAGACCGCTCTCATATGAGCGTCACCACCTCGGGCCACAACAATGAGGTCTCGTCCATCAAGTGCACCAAGGCCTGCTGCGGCAAGGACTACTTCACCTATTGCTACAACATCTGCATCCCCAGCTGCCGCAGAGGCAGCGTTACTGACCAGCTCTGCATTGCCAACTGCTCCAAGGACTGCTGCCCTGGTGGCGTTACCTGCTAA